Genomic segment of Verrucomicrobium sp.:
CCCACCATGCGCACCGAAAAGCAATTCATCGTCGATGAGCTCAAGACGAAGGTCGACGCCACGCCTTACCTCATCGTCACCGACTACACCGGGCTGAAGGTTTCCCAGTTCAGCGACCTCCGCGGCCGCCTGCGCCAGGCCGGCGCGGAATGCCGCGTCGTCAAGAACACCTTCCTGACCCGTGTCCTGAAGGACGCCGGCGTGACCGGCCTGGAAGGCGCCCTCAAGGGCCAGACCGCCATCGTCTTCGGCGACGGCGACGTGGCCGGCGCCGCCAAGCTGATCAAGAACTTCAGCGCCGAGTTCAAGCTGCCCGCCATCAAGGCCGGCATCCTGGACCGCAACGTGCTGGACGCCAAGCAGATCCTGGCCCTGGCCGACCTCCCCTCCCGGGAAGTCCTCCTGGCCCAGCTTCTGGCGCTCCTCCAGACTCCCGCCACGCAGCTGGCGCGCGTGCTCAACACGCCCGCCCAGCAGCTGGCGCAGGTCCTCAAGGCCCACGCCGACAAGGAGGGCAACTAAGATTTCCGGATGGAAGACGGGGAGGGCGTTCGCCTTTCCCCTTCCTCCGGCAAGGGCAAAGAAAAACGTTCTCAGTCCTAGCCCCGAAGCCCTTCGGGGGTAATTGCCGCGCGGGTGCGTGGCGCTAGGCGGGACAACAAAAAGAAAAAAGGAAAATAAGATTATGGCAGCAAATCTCGCTACGATCGTCGATCAGCTCAGCGGCCTCACCGTTCTGGAAGCCGCTGACCTCGTCAAGCAGCTCGAAGAGAAGTGGGGCGTCTCCGCCGCGGCCCCCGTGGCCGTCGCGGCCGCTCCCGCCGCCGGCGCCGCCGCGGCTCCCGCCGAGGCCAAGACCTCCTTCGACGTCATCCTGACCGACGCCGGCGCCAATAAGATTGGCGTCATCAAGGAAGTCCGCGCCGCCGTCGCGGGCCTGGGCCTCGCCGAGGCCAAGGCTCTCGTTGAGAGCGCTCCCAAGCCCCTCAAAGAGGGCGTGACCAAGGAAGAAGCCGACGAGATCAAGAAGAAGAT
This window contains:
- the rplJ gene encoding 50S ribosomal protein L10, whose product is MRTEKQFIVDELKTKVDATPYLIVTDYTGLKVSQFSDLRGRLRQAGAECRVVKNTFLTRVLKDAGVTGLEGALKGQTAIVFGDGDVAGAAKLIKNFSAEFKLPAIKAGILDRNVLDAKQILALADLPSREVLLAQLLALLQTPATQLARVLNTPAQQLAQVLKAHADKEGN
- the rplL gene encoding 50S ribosomal protein L7/L12 is translated as MAANLATIVDQLSGLTVLEAADLVKQLEEKWGVSAAAPVAVAAAPAAGAAAAPAEAKTSFDVILTDAGANKIGVIKEVRAAVAGLGLAEAKALVESAPKPLKEGVTKEEADEIKKKIEAAGAKVEIK